The Thermodesulfovibrio thiophilus DSM 17215 genome contains a region encoding:
- a CDS encoding type I restriction endonuclease subunit R — protein sequence MFTKLDEEHYVENPFLAHLQRLGWKFYRQNKDNPEDIREILSFSSTGEPILGEIKKFRESFREVVLESELKEAIKKINNWIEEDQINQVIEKLTRPQSRTPLEVNREIHDLLLEGTSVSENRKTGDRSPTAWFLDFKNSENNSFTAISQFKVNIPGTEKHIIPDIVLFVNGLPLVVIECKSPAISDPIGEAITQIMRYSNRRGVNEGNERLFWYNLFSVATSKQIAKYGTITSGYEHFVEWKDPYPYSLSDISSEGSISSQQVLCQGMLSKNTLLALLHSYTIFKEDSKGGFIKVVARYQQFRAVKKLIKRLKEGKTPEEKGGIIWHTQGSGKSLTMMFAVRELYHDPEFQSYKIVFITDRKALHSQLKETSKSVGFTVHPAESIKELQELLRTDTPDLVMAMVHKFQERELKTDFPVLNTSPKILIMIDEAHRTQYKLLGANLRKSLPNSVKIAFTGTPIEKTEMTFGDYIDKYGIKQAVEDGVTVDIVYEGRAHEAEIRDETELDKKFLDIFTFADNEQRKILGKFTWKAYLEHEGVIRHKAKDMIEHYVTHVFPNGFKAQVVTASRLAAIRYKNALEEAIRDKINELKTKDKTGVDTSLLERLKVAVVISGAPNDPPEYATYTDPVEHERVIASFNMPFQSANERGITGDVGILVVQSMLITGFDAPIEQVMYLDNVIKEHNLLQAIARVNRVYRNKSCGFVVDYVGVLKHLKEALSIYADKDIEEIMEIVKDKAKSIDELRYIYNLIMDFFKKYQIENWREEIDECIDLLVDEEVRDEFITLMRKFNRAMDAVLPDPEALKYVKDLKILNFIKESARQRYRDEKLSIKEASRKIREIVEEYLISKGIDPKIPPIPLLDEGFLVKLKREKSDKAKAEELKNAIIEHIEKHFEEDPELYERFSDRLKKMLEEYKEKWDILAAELENLREEIRKGRESEKNFGFEPKKEMPFLGLLKRELFGKEPIEKLNESQIEFLTGLTQDVLSIIREEIKQVDFWESYPKQKRLKSYLISHFIGKISSFSDYDSSENSLFKKRNEIAQKLIELAYHIYGK from the coding sequence ATGTTTACAAAACTTGATGAAGAACACTATGTAGAGAATCCCTTTCTTGCCCACCTTCAGAGGCTTGGATGGAAGTTTTATCGTCAAAATAAGGACAATCCTGAAGATATAAGAGAGATACTGAGTTTTTCCTCAACAGGAGAGCCAATATTAGGCGAAATTAAAAAGTTCAGAGAGAGTTTCAGAGAGGTAGTTCTTGAGAGTGAGCTTAAAGAGGCAATAAAAAAAATAAACAACTGGATTGAAGAAGACCAGATTAATCAGGTTATAGAAAAGTTAACAAGACCTCAGTCAAGAACTCCCTTAGAGGTAAACAGAGAGATTCATGACTTACTTCTTGAAGGAACATCGGTAAGCGAAAACAGAAAAACAGGTGATAGAAGCCCTACAGCCTGGTTCTTAGATTTTAAGAATTCTGAAAACAACTCCTTCACTGCCATATCGCAATTTAAAGTAAATATTCCAGGAACAGAGAAACACATTATCCCCGATATTGTACTCTTCGTTAACGGACTGCCCTTAGTGGTTATTGAGTGCAAATCTCCAGCAATTTCTGACCCAATAGGTGAGGCAATAACTCAAATAATGAGATACTCAAACAGAAGGGGTGTGAATGAGGGAAATGAGAGACTGTTTTGGTATAATCTGTTTTCTGTTGCTACTTCAAAGCAAATAGCAAAATACGGAACAATTACATCGGGATATGAACATTTTGTAGAGTGGAAAGACCCTTATCCATACAGCCTTTCAGATATAAGTTCAGAGGGAAGCATATCAAGCCAGCAGGTTTTGTGTCAGGGAATGCTGTCAAAAAATACTCTTTTAGCCCTTCTTCACAGCTATACAATTTTTAAAGAAGACTCAAAGGGCGGATTCATAAAGGTTGTAGCGAGGTATCAACAGTTTAGAGCAGTGAAAAAATTAATCAAGAGACTAAAAGAAGGCAAAACTCCAGAAGAAAAAGGTGGAATAATATGGCATACTCAGGGGTCTGGAAAATCACTAACTATGATGTTTGCCGTAAGAGAGCTTTATCATGACCCTGAGTTTCAGAGTTATAAGATAGTCTTTATTACTGATAGAAAGGCTCTTCACAGTCAGCTGAAAGAAACCTCAAAAAGCGTTGGTTTTACAGTTCATCCAGCAGAGAGCATCAAAGAACTCCAAGAACTCTTAAGAACTGACACGCCAGACCTTGTTATGGCAATGGTTCATAAGTTTCAGGAAAGGGAGCTTAAAACAGATTTTCCAGTGCTAAATACTTCACCAAAAATTTTAATAATGATTGATGAAGCTCACAGAACACAGTATAAACTCTTGGGTGCTAATCTCAGAAAGTCTTTGCCTAATTCAGTAAAAATAGCCTTTACAGGAACACCAATTGAGAAAACTGAGATGACCTTTGGAGATTATATTGATAAATACGGAATAAAACAGGCTGTAGAAGACGGTGTTACTGTTGATATTGTTTATGAGGGAAGAGCCCACGAGGCAGAAATAAGAGACGAAACAGAGCTTGATAAGAAATTTCTTGATATATTCACCTTTGCAGATAATGAGCAGAGAAAAATACTTGGCAAATTCACATGGAAAGCCTATCTTGAGCATGAAGGTGTAATTAGACATAAAGCAAAAGACATGATAGAGCATTACGTTACTCATGTCTTTCCTAACGGCTTTAAGGCACAGGTTGTAACTGCCTCAAGACTTGCTGCAATAAGATACAAGAATGCTTTAGAAGAAGCTATTAGGGATAAAATCAATGAATTAAAAACCAAGGACAAAACCGGAGTTGATACATCCCTTCTTGAAAGATTAAAAGTTGCTGTAGTAATCTCAGGAGCTCCTAATGACCCACCTGAGTATGCAACCTATACAGACCCAGTGGAGCACGAAAGAGTAATAGCGAGTTTTAACATGCCCTTTCAAAGTGCAAACGAAAGAGGCATAACAGGAGATGTGGGAATTTTAGTAGTTCAGAGTATGCTTATTACAGGCTTTGATGCTCCGATTGAGCAGGTAATGTATTTAGACAACGTTATAAAGGAACACAATTTACTTCAGGCAATTGCAAGAGTAAATAGGGTATATAGAAACAAAAGCTGTGGCTTTGTAGTTGACTATGTTGGAGTATTGAAACATTTAAAGGAGGCTCTCTCTATTTATGCTGACAAAGACATTGAAGAAATAATGGAGATAGTAAAGGATAAAGCAAAAAGCATTGATGAGCTAAGATATATTTATAACTTAATTATGGACTTTTTCAAAAAGTATCAGATTGAAAACTGGAGAGAGGAAATTGATGAGTGTATTGACCTTCTTGTAGATGAAGAGGTAAGAGACGAATTCATAACACTTATGAGAAAGTTTAATAGAGCGATGGATGCAGTACTTCCAGACCCAGAGGCTTTAAAATATGTCAAAGACCTGAAAATACTAAATTTCATAAAAGAAAGTGCCAGACAGAGATACAGAGATGAAAAGCTTAGCATCAAAGAGGCAAGCAGAAAAATAAGGGAGATTGTAGAGGAATACCTGATTTCAAAGGGAATTGACCCCAAAATTCCACCAATACCTCTTCTTGATGAAGGATTTTTAGTAAAGCTAAAGAGAGAAAAATCAGATAAAGCAAAGGCAGAGGAGCTAAAAAATGCGATTATAGAGCACATTGAAAAACACTTTGAGGAAGACCCAGAACTTTATGAGAGATTTTCAGATAGACTTAAGAAAATGCTTGAAGAATATAAAGAAAAATGGGATATCCTTGCTGCTGAACTGGAAAATCTTAGAGAGGAAATAAGAAAAGGTCGTGAGAGTGAGAAAAATTTTGGATTTGAACCAAAGAAAGAGATGCCTTTTTTGGGACTTCTGAAGAGGGAGTTATTTGGAAAAGAACCAATTGAGAAGCTAAATGAATCGCAGATAGAGTTTCTAACTGGGCTTACTCAAGATGTCTTAAGCATTATTAGGGAAGAAATAAAACAAGTTGATTTTTGGGAAAGCTACCCAAAACAAAAAAGGCTTAAATCATATCTTATTTCTCACTTTATAGGGAAAATAAGTTCTTTTTCGGATTACGACAGTTCAGAAAATTCTTTGTTTAAAAAGAGAAATGAAATAGCTCAGAAGCTTATTGAGTTAGCCTATCATATCTATGGCAAGTGA
- a CDS encoding DUF86 domain-containing protein, translated as MSKKRDLQLVLQDILEEIDRIKRFIEKIDNWQDFYNNELVYYAVLKCLENIGEASKHIPEDKRKLTNIDWRKIAALRNILVHEYFGIDAEVVWDIVKNRIPELKEIVKELKNKI; from the coding sequence ATGTCTAAAAAGAGAGATTTACAATTAGTTCTTCAAGACATATTGGAAGAAATTGACCGTATAAAAAGATTTATTGAAAAAATAGATAACTGGCAGGATTTTTATAATAACGAGCTTGTTTATTATGCAGTTTTAAAGTGTCTTGAAAACATTGGTGAAGCATCAAAGCACATACCTGAGGATAAAAGAAAGCTTACAAACATAGATTGGAGAAAAATAGCTGCACTAAGAAATATTTTAGTACACGAATATTTCGGAATAGATGCAGAGGTCGTATGGGACATCGTCAAGAATAGGATACCAGAACTTAAAGAGATCGTTAAAGAACTAAAAAACAAAATCTGA
- a CDS encoding nucleotidyltransferase family protein: MRKIEEIKKILYEQRDEIKKRFGVKEIGIFGSYTREEQTNESDIDILVEFSEGYKTFDNYMDLKFYLEELLNVSVDLIMKSALKPALAPKILQEVIYV; the protein is encoded by the coding sequence ATGAGAAAAATTGAGGAAATTAAGAAAATTCTATACGAACAGAGAGATGAAATAAAGAAAAGGTTCGGCGTTAAAGAAATAGGAATTTTTGGTTCATACACAAGAGAAGAACAAACCAATGAAAGCGACATAGATATTCTCGTAGAATTTTCCGAAGGTTATAAAACTTTTGATAATTACATGGACTTGAAATTTTATCTTGAAGAACTTCTTAATGTAAGTGTTGATTTAATCATGAAGTCTGCTTTAAAACCAGCACTTGCTCCCAAAATACTACAAGAGGTAATCTATGTCTAA
- a CDS encoding restriction endonuclease subunit S → MNATLKLPEGWKFVKLEEVTEILDSKRIPLDSEFRKNIQGSFPYCGATGIIDYIDNWIFDGEYVLVAEDGGKFFRFETTAYLMKGKFWANNHVHIMKGKSEFLNNEFLSYFINFEDISSYISGSTREKLNQKLLRNIVIPLPPLPEQQKIAEILETVDNCLEKTQQLIEKYKRIKQGLMEELLTKGIDENGNIRSEETHRFKDSPLGRIPEEWEVVRLENEVYLNPDTLKYEKNKTIFYIDIESIIEGQITSIKIYKTENAPSRARRLVKTQDIIVSTVRPNLKAFAYIKPKYNEYICSTGFAVLRAKNRLFSEFLFCLVLYDDIFLKQISKFITGSNYPAVNPSELLKIIIPLPPLSEQQRIAEILSQIDEVIEKEEKYKEKLERLKKGLMEDLLSGKIRVNHFISEEKELQDEKN, encoded by the coding sequence ATGAATGCTACTTTAAAATTACCTGAAGGTTGGAAGTTTGTTAAGTTGGAAGAAGTCACTGAAATATTAGACAGCAAGAGAATTCCTTTAGATTCTGAATTTAGAAAAAATATCCAGGGGAGTTTCCCTTATTGTGGAGCTACTGGAATAATAGATTACATTGATAACTGGATTTTTGATGGTGAATATGTTTTGGTTGCAGAAGATGGGGGAAAGTTTTTTAGATTTGAGACAACTGCTTATTTAATGAAGGGTAAATTTTGGGCGAATAACCATGTCCATATCATGAAAGGAAAATCAGAATTTTTGAATAACGAATTCCTGAGTTATTTTATTAATTTTGAAGACATATCGTCTTACATATCTGGCAGTACCAGAGAAAAATTGAATCAGAAATTACTGAGAAATATTGTAATCCCTCTTCCCCCTCTTCCTGAACAGCAGAAAATTGCTGAGATTCTTGAGACTGTGGATAACTGCTTAGAGAAAACTCAACAACTCATTGAAAAATATAAACGGATAAAACAGGGATTGATGGAGGAACTCCTCACGAAAGGAATAGATGAAAACGGTAACATACGAAGCGAAGAAACCCATAGATTTAAGGATTCTCCCCTCGGACGCATACCCGAGGAGTGGGAAGTGGTGAGATTGGAAAACGAAGTTTATTTAAATCCAGATACATTAAAATACGAAAAGAATAAAACCATATTCTATATTGATATTGAGTCAATAATTGAAGGGCAAATAACAAGCATTAAAATTTACAAGACTGAAAATGCACCAAGTAGAGCACGTCGCTTAGTTAAAACTCAAGATATTATAGTCTCAACTGTAAGACCAAATTTAAAAGCTTTTGCTTATATTAAACCAAAATATAATGAGTATATTTGTTCTACGGGATTTGCTGTTTTAAGAGCTAAAAACAGGTTATTTTCTGAATTTTTATTTTGTTTGGTATTGTATGATGATATCTTTTTGAAACAGATATCTAAATTTATTACAGGATCAAATTATCCTGCAGTTAATCCATCTGAACTTCTGAAAATAATTATCCCTCTCCCACCCCTTTCCGAACAACAACGGATTGCTGAAATTCTCTCCCAGATTGACGAAGTAATTGAAAAAGAAGAAAAATACAAGGAAAAACTTGAAAGATTAAAAAAGGGACTTATGGAAGATTTACTTAGTGGTAAAATAAGAGTGAATCATTTTATTTCGGAAGAAAAGGAATTACAAGATGAGAAAAATTGA